The Phaseolus vulgaris cultivar G19833 chromosome 5, P. vulgaris v2.0, whole genome shotgun sequence genomic interval TCATAAATGCTGCTCAAAAGACTTGAGACTAAAGTATAAAATTACTAAGCAGATCTAACACCTTCTGGACTCAAGTCACCATAGCATCTTGAACAGCAAGCAAGACCCTTCTTTACACTTGTTatatatgatattatttttttaaatgatgtaTCAATCGTCTTAGTTTGAACGGATCTTATTACAATGGATAAATTTTGGATATACATATCAAGAAATATACTTGAATATATGAAaagtttgtataattttttggaCTTTTCAGGGAGTTTCAAGAACGTTAAAATCGCAAAAAacgttaaatataatttttgctaaaaataatttttcttgtagtgtaagttAGGAAGAGTGGATAAGTTTTAGTTTTAGTTGTTAATATGTTTTTAAGATACTTATTTTCTCTTTGTTTTAAAGAATCAATTATGAAAACTTCCAACTTCCAactttattttaactttattttaatatcttgTGTAATGAAGAATTAACAAGTTTATTAAAGAAGTTTGTTAATATGGGCATTGATTGACTATGGTTGTCGAAAAATCGTCATCATTCTCAGTCGTTAATAGCTTATTGTGCACTAGTGTCACTGATTTCTCGTAAGATGAAAGGAGAGAGGCTAGTAGAATTATcacttcatcttcatcatctaCGTGTTCTGAAGCTCCATTAAAATTTACATAAGTTTATGAAGATGAATTTTTAATGACATACCTTCTTCATACACAAGCAAAACAACCTCTTTTTCAATAGATAAACCACACTAAATAAATAacattcttttcttattttttcttattttgcactAGAATTTGTTTGAAATGAACTTTGTCATGAACAACTTTTTTAGCTTCGGCCACAATGGCATTAAAATATTCTCTTCACAACCTCATAAAGCATATTCTCtaacaaatataaaagaatCATCAAAAGTTTCTTTTCCTAACTACTTTAGAGCACGTCTTGCGTACACCCCTTGCTATTTGAGCAAATCTCTAAATTTGATTCtctaattattaaaattgttcTTTCCATTAAATTTCTcaatcttaaattttaaaattaacattcATCTTTCTTTCAAGAACTGATTATTAACTGTAGATATAGATCAAAATTGGCTTTGATACCATTTTGTTGTAGTGCCAAATTAAGTCCAAAAACAATTAAAGAAGCAGTGAATTAATACTTATTGTcacatatattaataatagagTTCGTATAAGTATCATTGTTGTACTTTATGTTCAACAAGGATCAACCACCCTTACAAGACTACAACAAGATATTACAAAGTTAGTTACGGTTAGAAGTACTTCAAGACATCCAAACTAACTTAACAGAATAAGCTATTAAATGTCGTCTAAGACTAGAAGACCCTGtcgtaaaaataaatttattacaatATCCAACCCTTAAAATTAGAGGAAGTGTGATCAATGTAATTAAGCATGACTTAATGGGATGTTAGTGTAATTtctttctaaaattaataatattattaatatcattaatatattaataatgatatatagttaatatcattaatattattaatatatttatattcttattaataatgtaattaatattattaacattgtcaatattgttaatattattaatattatatgaatattcaccaacttcatcttcatcaacTGTGAAGAAGACCAAACAAAACTGCAGAGAACGAAAGTGTAAGTGGTGAGCATAAACAACAATTTTTAGGTAAAATCGCCATCTATATCTCCACTAGTTGCAATATACAATggtttttctaaaatggttgTGTATGTTACACTGATAGACTACGATACTTAGGTAAAATCACCGTCTATATCTCCAGTAAATGGAATATAcgacaattttaaaaagaactgCCATATATACTTtcgttttaatttaaaaaagaccACCACGTTTTGATGGACAATATTTGACACTTAAAACCAGTGAATATAGACTGTCGTAAATAGATTTTTCTGCACTAGTAAAATCTCCTTATTTAAACATAACATTTACAAATAAACTCACTTGAAATTCTTATTTGAGAATGATTTAGaaattgtgaatttttttaactaaacaCAAGGTAAAGGAATTTCTTGAATCAACCCTTTAAACGACTGTTAAACAACAATgcttaacaaaattaaacaaagaTTCGAGCTTTAAACTGTCAATATTTGGATGTATTTTAGAATGGAATCGTTTTTTGTCTTTTGTCTGTTCAATTACAAAGTAACCACTTAAAAAAAAGCATtctcacacacaaacaaacatgTAAAGGAAAGTAATTAAATATATGATAATATCCCAGAAGTGATTTTGTTATTACATTATAAGCTGTAGTAGTGTAAACATATAAATGAGAGTAATAAGTAAACATAGGACAGTATCTAAGAAGTGATTTTCTTATTACATTACAAGCTTTTAGTATgttttattttcacattttcaCTTTATGGAGAATGATATGAGCACCATACTGTGGTTGAAGAGTGATTAACATAGCTGGAGCATGAGCATATGCTGGAGAAAGTTCAAATGAGAAATGCTGTAAAATCATTGACAAAGCCATCTTTGCTTCCAATAAGGAGAAGTTTTGTCCAATGCATATTCTAGGACCCCATCCAAAAGGGAAAAATGAAACTCTACCCTTTGTTGCTTTTAGAACTCCTTCAGAAAATCTCTCAGGATTGAACTGCTTAGCATCTTCACCCCAGAATTCACAGTTATGGTGAACCAAAACAGTTGGGAGGAAAATCTGCACTCCAGCAGGTAATATTATGTTTCCAAGTTTCAAATCTCTTTTAGCAAGTCGATTCATCCCAAGTGCTGGTGGGTATAATCTAAGAACCTCATTCAAAATCATAGTGACCTGATACAAAAAAGATTTGTAGTGAATATAGAGGACATATAATTTAGCATACGATATATAATACAGTACTTACAATCTTTAGGCGATTTAAACCATCAAAACTTGGCTTTTGATTGCCAAAGACTTGCAAGACTTCCTCCCTTGCACGTTCTTGCCAATCAGGGTACCTACTCAGTAACACCATTGTCCAAACCAGCAAAACTGAAGTGGTTTCCTGCCCTGCAAAGTAGAATAGCTTGCATTCCTCGATTACATCTTCAAGACTCATTCCAACATTCTTATTGTCTCCCTTTGCATGTTCTTGAATTTCCTTGTGATTTGACTCCAAAAGTATGCCTAATAGGTCATCATTAATGGCTTCACCCTTCTTTAGTGCTTTCTCCCTCTTGTAAATCATATCCTTCAACGAAGCTTTTATATCTCTGTCAATTTCCTTCATTCTCCTATGGCTTTTAGTAGGTAAAAACCTACAAATATACATTGTTCCATCCCATTAAGTTTGTACATGAAGAGGATGGTTTTCCCTAACAGATAGAATTTTGCTATTGCAAGCTGTAAATTGAGGTAGAACATATCTTTGCCACACATTTGGTAGATGTTACTTGCTAGTAGTTTCAGTTTAACATTGAATGAACCTTTTCCCTATTGAATTTGCATTTAAGAGAAACCAAATATTTCCCTTCTAAATATTCGGTAAATTTGTTGttctataaattaaatttctcTGATtcctattatattttattattgctAATCATTGTTTCATGCATTCCATATATATAGTAAGGGTAATTTAGTGAAAAAAACTCGTTTAATAGGCTTGAACTTGCTTTACTCATCAAATGAAACCAGCAAGTTACCTCCATCCAGGGATTTGAATTTTTAAGATAACTTGCAATGCAAGTTTAGCTTGCTCTCTTTGAAGTTGAAatattcttcttccttcttcaaAGCTACTTCCAAATGCTGATCGAGCGATAACATCACTAGTCATATTCTGAAGGAAAGGCCATGCATCTATTTCACATGATCCGTCGGAAGACAACATTCTTTCCCATTTGTTAACCAGATCATTGCAACTTTCGAAGAATAACGGTAACATGGCCTGTGGTGTAATAAGGAAATCACTCGGAGTTAGAATCACTTAACTCAAACTAACCATAAAAACATCCAGGCTTCAATATGCATGTTGCTTATAAACCAAATTTGTGTTGTTAAGAAAAGTATATGCTGCTTGCATGCAATATAGTTGCATAAAAATAGCATGCAGAATCTACTTGTGTATAAAAATAACCGTCAAAGAAAAggacttttctttttctttctatgAATTGTGTATATAAATTCAGGTACCCTTTTGTatcaatattttgtttatgCTTACAAAATATGTTGCTTGCCAAATCTATGCTGCATTTCTAGGGAGAGTACATTTTTCCTTGTTAAAGgagaagaaaacaaacacatacaCGTACAAACGCAATTCCTTAGTTTTTTTCTGATATGTTTTAA includes:
- the LOC137835104 gene encoding cytochrome P450 72A68-like, with amino-acid sequence MEAAWTTTLTLIVILLLIWAWKILNWLWFNPKRLEKLLREQGFQGNPYKLLVGDSKEFLKMRKEALSKPMDLSDDIVPRVSSYINHSVKSHGKNSFIWLGPTPRVTILDPEQIKDIFNKIYDFPKPDINPLLKLLATGLADYEGEKWSKHRRLINPAFNLEKLKAMLPLFFESCNDLVNKWERMLSSDGSCEIDAWPFLQNMTSDVIARSAFGSSFEEGRRIFQLQREQAKLALQVILKIQIPGWRFLPTKSHRRMKEIDRDIKASLKDMIYKREKALKKGEAINDDLLGILLESNHKEIQEHAKGDNKNVGMSLEDVIEECKLFYFAGQETTSVLLVWTMVLLSRYPDWQERAREEVLQVFGNQKPSFDGLNRLKIVTMILNEVLRLYPPALGMNRLAKRDLKLGNIILPAGVQIFLPTVLVHHNCEFWGEDAKQFNPERFSEGVLKATKGRVSFFPFGWGPRICIGQNFSLLEAKMALSMILQHFSFELSPAYAHAPAMLITLQPQYGAHIILHKVKM